In a single window of the Nilaparvata lugens isolate BPH chromosome 1, ASM1435652v1, whole genome shotgun sequence genome:
- the LOC120353224 gene encoding ATP-dependent DNA helicase PIF1-like — protein MQMINDGVGGTFFLDAPGGTGKTFLIRLILATVRSKSDIALALASSGIAATLLPGGRTAHSALKLPLNMQIIETPTCNISKASGMGKVLQKCKLIVWDECTMAHKKSLEALDRSLRDLRGNVQPFGNALILLAGDFRQTLPVISRSTPADEINACLKYSTLWRHVHTLELTMNMRVQLQNDPSAEVFSRQLLEIGNGQLPVDETSRQISLPDNFCNLVTSKEELIEKVFPDIQINHRNHDWLSERAILAAKNKDVYQLNNVIQSSIQSDETTYKSIDTVVEADEVVNYPTEFLNSLDLPGIPPHILKLKVGVPIILLRNINQPKLCNGTRLAVKRLMNNVVEATILTGPFKGEDVLIPRIPTIPTDTPFQFKRLQFPIRLAFAITINKAQGQSLELCGLDLDVDCFSHGQLYVACSRVGKPDSLYIYADSGKTKNIVYKQVLQN, from the coding sequence ATGCAAATGATAAATGACGGAGTTGGGGGGACCTTCTTCTTGGATGCGCCAGGAGGAACTGGGAAAACATTCCTCATTAGATTGATTCTAGCAACGGTTCGATCAAAAAGTGATATAGCCTTAGCTCTTGCTTCGTCTGGAATAGCTGCAACATTGTTACCAGGTGGAAGAACTGCGCATTCAGCTCTAAAGTTGCCATTAAACATGCAAATCATTGAGACTCCTacgtgcaatatttctaaagcaTCCGGTATGGGAAAagtattacaaaaatgtaaactAATTGTTTGGGATGAATGCACAATGGCACATAAAAAATCGCTCGAAGCTCTTGATCGATCATTACGAGACTTGCGTGGAAACGTTCAACCATTCGGGAATGCATTGATATTGCTCGCAGGAGATTTTAGGCAAACATTGCCTGTAATTTCTCGATCGACACCAGCAGACGAAATTAATGCTTGCCTGAAATATTCAACACTATGGCGGCATGTACATACATTGGAGTTGACTATGAATATGCGTGTCCAGTTGCAGAATGATCCATCAGCTGAGGTATTCTCACGACAGTTACTGGAAATTGGAAACGGTCAGCTGCCAGTCGATGAGACGTCTAGACAAATATCACTTCCcgataatttttgtaatttagttacatcaaaagaagaacTGATCGAAAAAGTATTTCCTGACATTCAGATAAATCATAGAAATCATGATTGGCTCAGTGAACGAGCTATCCTTGCCGCAAAGAATAAAGATGTCTATCAACTTAATAATGTTATACAATCCAGTATTCAAAGTGATGAAACTACATATAAGTCGATAGACACTGTTGTGGAAGCTGATGAAGTAGTTAATTATCCAACAGAATTTCTAAACTCACTTGATCTGCCAGGGATACCACCAcacatattgaaattgaaagtagGTGTGCCAATTATCCTCTTGCGGAATATTAATCAGCCAAAACTCTGCAACGGCACGCGACTTGCAGTTAAGAgattaatgaataatgtagTGGAAGCAACGATTTTAACAGGGCCTTTCAAAGGTGAAGATGTCCTCATTCCTCGAATACCCACGATCCCGACCGATACaccatttcaatttaaaagatTGCAATTCCCAATTCGATTGGCATTTGCAATCACAATCAACAAAGCTCAAGGTCAATCTTTAGAATTGTGTGGTCTAGATTTAGATGTGGATTGCTTTTCACATGGACAACTGTATGTTGCGTGTTCCCGAGTCGGCAAACCAGATAGTCTTTATATTTACGCAGACagtggaaaaacaaaaaatattgtatataaacaagtattgcaaaattaa